A region of Micromonospora chokoriensis DNA encodes the following proteins:
- a CDS encoding Uma2 family endonuclease, producing the protein MGAEAVGMHMPAVVTLDDVAAMNAADSNGHRYETSPEGVLSVMPPPDSEHAMIASRLFAWLIMAGWPAEQVLQAAGVRISGPDGDGGRIPDLSVWRKPPLRSVWAAVADVVLVVEIVSPGSEAMDSVTKVREYASAGIPQYWVVDRDSAQTVTLHRLSGSGAYEAQARMPLAWLLQTVPADHLD; encoded by the coding sequence ATGGGCGCGGAGGCTGTCGGCATGCACATGCCCGCTGTTGTGACGCTCGACGACGTGGCGGCGATGAACGCTGCCGATTCGAATGGTCACCGCTACGAGACCAGCCCCGAGGGGGTTTTGTCGGTCATGCCCCCGCCCGATTCGGAACACGCCATGATCGCCAGTCGCCTCTTCGCCTGGTTGATCATGGCCGGGTGGCCCGCCGAGCAGGTGCTCCAGGCAGCCGGCGTCCGCATCTCCGGCCCGGACGGTGACGGCGGGCGCATTCCCGACCTGAGCGTCTGGCGTAAACCGCCGCTCCGCAGTGTCTGGGCTGCGGTCGCCGACGTCGTGCTCGTCGTGGAGATCGTCTCGCCGGGCTCGGAGGCGATGGACTCGGTGACCAAGGTCCGCGAGTACGCCTCGGCGGGGATTCCGCAGTACTGGGTCGTCGATCGGGACAGCGCGCAGACCGTCACCCTGCACCGCTTGAGCGGGAGTGGCGCGTACGAGGCGCAAGCGCGGATGCCACTGGCCTGGCTGCTCCAGACCGTCCCCGCCGATCACCTCGACTGA